The genome window TTGAAGAAAGCGGTCGCGGTTTCCATGGTCGGCGGATCGCCGGGCCGCAGCCGCTTGTAGATCTCGATAATCGCCTCGTCCGGACCGCCCAGCTTGTCCTGCGACAGGGTCAGGCGCAGCGGCCCACCGCCGGGTTGATCCTCGGTGTAGAGCACCTCCAGCCGCTTGATTCCGCGCGCGCGCAGTTGCTCGATCAGTTCCTCGCTCAGCTCTTCGTTGGTTTGCAGCAGGACCTCGCCGGTGGCCGGATCCACCACGTCGTGAGCCGCGATCCGCCCGCGTACCTCGTCGATCGCGATGGGCACCTCTTCCAAATGGGCGGCTTCCATCTGACGCACCACCGCCTTGTTGAACTTGCGCCCCTCGCGCGCCAGCAGTTCGCCGCTTTTCGGATCCTTCACATCGCGGCTGACCCGTGTGCCCAGCAACTGTTCGGGCTTGAACTGCTTGGCGAGCTGTTTGCCCTCCAGGATGATGGTGTCCTTGCGATAGTAATAGTTGAGCAAGTCCTCGGTAGTCATGCCCAACGCCCGCAACAGTACGGTGGCCGGAAATTTGCGCCGCCGGTCGATCCGGACGTAGAGCACATCGCGCGGATCGAACTCGAAGTCGATCCAGCTGCCGCGGTACGGAATGATGCGCGCCGAGTACAGCAGCTTGCCGGTGGAGTGAGTCTTGCCCTTGTCGTGCTCGAAGAAGACTCCGGGCGAGCGATGGAGCTGGGAGACGATTACCCGCTCGGTGCCGTTGACCATGAAGGTCCCGTTGCGAGTCATCAGCGGAATTTCGCCGAAGTAAACCTCCTGCTCCTTAACGTTCTTGATCGAACGGCGGCCGTTTTCTACGTCCCAGATGACCAGCTGGATCTTGACCTTGATCGGTGCGGCCAGGGTCATGCCGCGCTGATGGCATTCATCGACGTCGTACTTAGGCGCACCCAGTTCGTAGCTGACGAACTCCAACGAAGCGTTCTCGTTAAAGTCCTTGATCGGGAACACCGATTTGAAAACCCCTTGCAGGCCAACGTCGGCCCGCTCTTCCATCGAGGCCTCGGCTTGCAAAAAGTCGTCGTAGGAGCGTTTTTGAATTTCGATCAGGTTGGGAATATCGATGATCTTTTTGATTTTGCCAAAGGAGCGGCGAAGACGAAGGTTGGTCGTAACCTGCGACTGCTGAGCCATGTTCTCCCCACCCGCACCCGCGCGGGTCGCCGCCCGCCTCAGCGGCGGGCGGCGACCCGCGGGGTCGGAATGCGGGCCGCGCCCCTCAGGACGAGCCCGCGATTTTGTCACTGCCTGCGAATCAAAGTGTCACGGCTTAAGGCTAGTTCTGGGGATAGGAACGCCGCGCTCGCTATCCTTGTTGCCATTGTGAGCCTTACCGCGGTTCCGGGAAAGAGGCTCGCGCTACTTGAGCTCCACGCTCCCGCCCGCCTCTTCCAGCTTCTTCTTAATCTCTTCGGCCTCGGCCTTGTTGATCCCCTCTTTAACCGGCTTCGGTGCGCCATCGACCAGATCCTTGGCCTCTTTGAGCCCCAATCCGGTCAATTCACGTACTACCTTGATAACCTGGATTTTCTTATCCCCCGAGCCGGTCAAAACCACGGTGAACTCGTCTTTCTCGGGTGCCGCCACCGCGGCCGCCCCTGCGCCCGCCGCAGGCGCCATCATCGCCATCGGCGCCGCTGCCGACACGCCCAACTCCTCTTCGAGCTCCTTGACCAGGGCGGCCGCGTCGAGCAGGGACAAATTTTTGAGATAGTCCTTGACCTGGTCGCGGCTGAGCTGTGCTTCTGCCATTGCGCTTGTTCTCCTCGAACTCCAGTCTGAGATAACTGCTTGGGCGCCGGCCGCGGGGCCCGACGCGTCAACTTCCGCTTCAGCCCTGCGCCGGCGGCTCGGCCGCCTGTGCCTTTTTGGCGAGCGCGTCCATCAAGCGGGCCAGCCCAGCGCCGGGCTCATTGAGCAGGCGCACCAAGCGGCTGGCCGGGGCTTGAATTAGCCCCAACAACTGCGCGATTACCACCTCGCGCGGCGGCATCGCGGCCAACTGCAGGACTTCTTCGCGCGAGAGCACCTGGCCGTCCAGCAAGCCGCCGCGTAGCTTGAACTTGTCTCCGGCGTCGCGAAATTCGCTGACCGCCTTGGCCGCCGCCACCGGGTCGCCGAAGCTCAGGATCACGCCCACCGGCCCACCCAGGTAACGCTCCAGGCCGGCGAACCGACCTTGGCCAATAGCGCGACGCATCAGGGTATTCTTGGCGATCTTGAACTCGGCGCGAGCCGCCCGCATGCGGCGGCGAAATTCGGTTGATTGGGCCGCGGTCATGCCTTGATATTCCGATACCAGAGCCAGCTTGGCCTCACCCATGCGCTGGGTCAGCGCGGCCACCAACGCCCCTTTGTCACTTCGCTTCATAGCCTGCCCGCGACCCGCTTCCCTTAGGCGGCCGCGGCCGCCACCGCGCTCGCTTCATTGTTGTCAACCCGCACTCCCGGCCCCATGGTCGAGGACAGGGTCACACTCTGTATGTAGTTGCCCTTGGCGGTGGGAGGTTTGGCCCGGATCAGCGCGGCCAGCAGCGCTCGCGCGTTCTCGGCCAACTTGGTCGAACCGAAACTGATTTTGCCCAAGGGCGCATGGATTACGCCACCCTTATCGACTCGATAATCCACCTTGCCGGCCTTGACTTCGCCTACCGCCTTGGCGACGTCAAAGGTAACCGTCCCGAGCCGCGGATTTGGCATCAGCCCGCGCGGGCCCAGGATGCGCCCGATACGGCCGACCGCCCCCATGATATCAGGGGTTGCGATCACGCTGTCGAATTCCAGCCAGCCCTCGTCTGCGATGCGCGCCACCAGTTCCTCGCCACCGACGATATCGGCGCCCGCCTCGCGGGCCTCACGCTCCTTATCGCCCTTGGTCAAAACCAGTACCCGCACGCTGCGACCGGTACCGTTGGGCAGCACCACAGTGCCGCGCACGTTTTGGTCGGCTTGGCGCGGATCGACGTTGAGTCGCACCGCTAGCTCCACGGTTTCGTCGAATTTGGCCACTCGGTTGTCTACCACCATTTGGAGCGCTTCCTCCAGCCGGTAGCGACGCGCGCGATCGATCTTCTCGGCCGCCTTGCGATAGTTCTTCCCTGCCATCGCGCTAACCTACGACGTCGATTCCCATGGAGCGCGCGGTCCCCGCCACGGTACGCATTGCACCCTCCAGGTCCTTGGCGTTGAGGTCATTGAGCTTGGTCTTGGCAATCTCCTCGACCTGCGCCTGCGTGACCTTGCCGGCCTTGCTCTTGTTGGGAGTGGGCGAGCCCTTGCCTACCGCAGCCGCCTTGAGTAACAGCACCGAAGCGGGTGGACTCTTGGTAATAAAAGTGAAGGAACGGTCGGCGTACACCGTAACCACCACCGGAATCACCAACCCCTGCATGTTCTGGGTTTGGGCGTTGAAGGCCTTGCAAAACTCCATGATATTGACCCCACGCTGACCCAGCGCCGGTCCCACCGGTGGGGAAGGATTGGCCTGGCCCGCAGGAATTTGCAACTTGACCTGCCCGACTATTTTCTTTGCCACGACTTTGGAAACTCCACCGTCCGCCGGCTCACGGTCGGACAAAAACACACACGGCCCAGGCTTTCACCCCCAGCGATGCGCCGCGGGTGGGACTAGGCTTTTTCTACCTGAATGAAATCCAGTTCGACGGGTGTAGCCCGCCCAAAAATCGAAATCAAAACCCGCACTTTGCCCTTTTCAGGCCGTACCTCTTCCAAGGTCCCGTTAAAATCTTGAAAGGGACCATCGACCACCTTGACCGATTCTCCCACCTCAAACAAGACCTTGGGCTTGGGTTTGAGCGCCCCTTGCTGCATCTGTTGAGTGATTTCCATCACTTCCGACTCAGGAACCTCGGGCGGCGCGGTGGCATGGCCGACGAAGCCGGTGATCTTGGGCGTATTCTTGATTACGTGCCAGGTTTCATCGTCGAGTTCCATGTTGACAAAAATATAGCCGGGAAAGAACTTGCGGCTGGAGGTCTTTTTCTGCCCCCCTTTGCCCAGTTCCACTACTCGCTCTACCGGTACCAAGACCAGGAAACGCCCTTCATGGTCACGTCCGAACTTGTCCTCCATCTTGAGCGTCCGGATACGCTCCTCCAGCGCCGCCTTAGCCTTGTGCTCATACCCCGAATAGGTGTGAATCACATACCATTTCTTAGGGCGGCTGGAGGGCACGACCTCATGACTTACCGTTTCGTCGGCTGGCACCTGCTTGTCCTCTAAGTTCAGTTGCTTCTTAGAGCGCAAAATGCGCTTAACTCAACAACTGCCGTACTACCCGGGTAGCGGCCAAATCCACCAATCCCAGCCATACCGCCATCAGCAGCGTAATCACCACCACTACCGCCGTAGCACGCATCGCTTCTTTAGGCGTGGAGAAATGGACTTTGCTCAGCTCCGTCCACGATTCGGTGAAAAAATCGACCGCTTGCGTTATTCGCGCTTTAATCTTACCCATCAGAAAGCCAAATTCCTATATGGCTGGGGCAGAGGGAGTGGCGGGCCAGGCAGGATTCGAACCTGCAACCCTCGGATTTGGAGTCCGATGCTCTGTCCAATTAGAGCTACTGACCCTGAACCGGCCAAGCTTGGCTGGGTGCCCTTCGCCAAAATTAATCTTCGTCTCTTAAATTAAATCTTCGTCTCTTTATGCGGAGTATGGCTGCGACAGGCAGGACAAAACTTTTTTATTCCCAACTTGTCGGGCTGCCGCTTCTTGTTCTTGGTAGTGGTATAATTCCTACGCTTGCAGTTATCGCACGCCAGCCCGATCAAATCTCGCATTGCTCGCCTCGTATAATGTCAAAGCCCACGACGGGAATCGAACCCGTGACCTCTTCCTTACCAAGGAAGTGCTCTACCGACTGAGCTACATGGGCACCCTTTTCAGCCGCCCTGCTCCGTGGAGCGGGAAACGGGACTCGAACCCGCGACCCCGAGCTTGGAAGGCTCGCGCTCTACCAACTGAGCTATTCCCGCTCTCCGCCCAGGTCTGGTGCTGGTGGAGAGGGGAGGATTCGAACCTCCGAAGGCATTAGCCGGCAGATTTACAGTCTGCTCCCTTTGGCCACTCGGGAACCTCTCCTCGCTTGCCCAGCCCATAAGCCGATGGCCAGAATCGAACTGGCAACCTACTGATTACAAGTCAGTTGCTCTACCTTTGAGCTACATCGGCTGAGGCTAAAGCGTAATCTGTATGCTGCCCGCGTCGCAGTGTCAATAAAGGCGCGCCCACGATGGCCGATCATGCTGGTTTTTTGCCATCTTTTCGCCCAAGTTTGGATGGCAACCTACCCAGTGCGGCCGCGAAGAGCCGGGCGTGTGCTCACAGCGCGTTGACCAGGGCGCCGAACAGTCCCTCACGGCGCCGGCGGATGGAGAACAAGGCAACCCCGCTGGCGACCGCCACATTGAGCGATTTGAGTTTGCCGTAGAGCGGAATCCGCAGCCCGAAGTCGGCTCGTTTCTTGACCAGCGGTCGCACGCCAGCTCCTTCCGCCCCAATGACCACGACCAGGCGACGCTGCACGTCGAGTTCCTCCAGAGTTTGCTCACCCTCTGGGGTAAGGACCGCAATCCAATAGCCGGCCTGCTGCAGTTCTTCCAGAGTGCGCACGACATTACCGCACTGGGCCAGTCTCAGATGCACCCAGGCCCCGGCCGAAGCCTTGATCGCGACCGCGCTCAGCTGGGCGGTGTGATCGCGCGCGATAATCACCGCCTTGAAGCCCGCGCATTCGACCACCCGCAGGATGGCGCCCAAGTTGCGCGGATCAGTCACCCCGTCGATCAACACGATCAGCTCGGGCCCAGCCTCGATCAAATCGGCCGTCGTCAAGTACTGATAGGGCCGCACACTGGCAACCAACCCTTGATGGCGCGCCTGTGAGCCGGCCGCTCGCTGTAACTCAGCCTCCTCGACCACGCGTACTTCTCCCCCTGCTTCCTTGACCCGAACCGCTTCGGAGGCGAACCGGCGCTGGTCGCGCGCGCGCAGGTAGAGCACCCGCACTAGCTTGGGATTGACCGCAAGCAGCTCCCGCACCGGCTCCAGTCCGAAGATAAGCTCGCCTGACACTCGCCCCTCCGGTACCGCGCGCGCCGGCCGCCCACCCTCCGGCTTTGGCGGCGCAACTGCGCTCTGCGGTCTCACTGACCTGCCTTTTTGCTTGAAATCTCCCATTTGCGCGACTCCGCGGTTGGTACCCTCGGTGCATTGTGCCAGGGTGCTTGCCTTGATGCTTCGGCGCGACCAAGCTTAGCTTCGTCGCTCGATGCGCGCCAACAAGCCGTGCTCCGCGTAAAAACCATCGACCGGTATATCCTGGGGGAAGTGCTGGCTCCGTTGGGCTTGGGCCTGCTTCTGCTGACCTTTGCTCTGGTCACCGGACGCCTGCTCAAGCTAATCGATCTGATGGTCAATCACGGCATCAGGCCAACCGAGGTGCTAAAGCTTATCGGCTTCATTATCCCCAGTTTTCTGGAATTAACCTTTCCGATGGCGCTGCTGCTGGGGACCTTGCTCGGCTTTGGCCGCATGTCATCCGACCAAGAACTGACCGCGGCACGGGCCTCCGGCATAAGCTTGTACCGGCTCTCAATGCCGGTGCTGATGCTCGCGCTGGTGATTTACGCGCTTTCCAACTGGCTGGCCTTCGGCTTGCGCCCGTGGGCCAACGCCTCACTGCAACACGAGCTCTACCATGTGGTGCGCTCGCGGGCGACCGCTGGGCTGAAGGAAAAAGTTTTTAACCGAATGTTCCCTGGACTGGTGGTTTACGTTGATCGGATCTATCCGCCTGCGACACGGCTGGGCGGAATCCTGATTTCCGACGAACGCGATCCGCGCCAGCAATCCACCATCGTCGCCCGCAGCGGCCTGGCAGTTCCCAACGAGCGGGCGGAAACCGTCACCCTACGCCTGCTCGACGGCTGGATTTACGGCACCGACGCCTACACTAACCGTACCCACCTCACCCGTTTCGCGCTCTACGACCTTACTATCGCCCCGGGAGCCGCGATGGGCTTTGTACGCCAGGACCCCGAAGAGATGAGCTACCATAAGCTACGCAGCGTGATAGCTGCGGCACGCCGGGTCGGCAAGCCCGACTACGAGGCCGAAAGCGAGTTGGCACAGAAATACACCGTCCCCTTTGCCACCGTACTATTCGCCCTGCTGGGGGTAACGTTGGGGCTCAAACCAGCCCGCGGCGGGCAATCCGAACGCTTTGGCATCAGCCTCGCATTTTTCTT of Candidatus Binataceae bacterium contains these proteins:
- the rplA gene encoding 50S ribosomal protein L1 — protein: MAGKNYRKAAEKIDRARRYRLEEALQMVVDNRVAKFDETVELAVRLNVDPRQADQNVRGTVVLPNGTGRSVRVLVLTKGDKEREAREAGADIVGGEELVARIADEGWLEFDSVIATPDIMGAVGRIGRILGPRGLMPNPRLGTVTFDVAKAVGEVKAGKVDYRVDKGGVIHAPLGKISFGSTKLAENARALLAALIRAKPPTAKGNYIQSVTLSSTMGPGVRVDNNEASAVAAAAA
- the secE gene encoding preprotein translocase subunit SecE, whose translation is MGKIKARITQAVDFFTESWTELSKVHFSTPKEAMRATAVVVVITLLMAVWLGLVDLAATRVVRQLLS
- the lptF gene encoding LPS export ABC transporter permease LptF — its product is MLRVKTIDRYILGEVLAPLGLGLLLLTFALVTGRLLKLIDLMVNHGIRPTEVLKLIGFIIPSFLELTFPMALLLGTLLGFGRMSSDQELTAARASGISLYRLSMPVLMLALVIYALSNWLAFGLRPWANASLQHELYHVVRSRATAGLKEKVFNRMFPGLVVYVDRIYPPATRLGGILISDERDPRQQSTIVARSGLAVPNERAETVTLRLLDGWIYGTDAYTNRTHLTRFALYDLTIAPGAAMGFVRQDPEEMSYHKLRSVIAAARRVGKPDYEAESELAQKYTVPFATVLFALLGVTLGLKPARGGQSERFGISLAFFFFYYAMMKVGQTLAEAGRLNAFLALSIPDLVFAIVTAILFYRSATDRSDQGRGVGDLFWDLMDRLGQRREAA
- the rpmG gene encoding 50S ribosomal protein L33, whose protein sequence is MRDLIGLACDNCKRRNYTTTKNKKRQPDKLGIKKFCPACRSHTPHKETKI
- the rplK gene encoding 50S ribosomal protein L11; this encodes MAKKIVGQVKLQIPAGQANPSPPVGPALGQRGVNIMEFCKAFNAQTQNMQGLVIPVVVTVYADRSFTFITKSPPASVLLLKAAAVGKGSPTPNKSKAGKVTQAQVEEIAKTKLNDLNAKDLEGAMRTVAGTARSMGIDVVG
- the rplL gene encoding 50S ribosomal protein L7/L12; the encoded protein is MAEAQLSRDQVKDYLKNLSLLDAAALVKELEEELGVSAAAPMAMMAPAAGAGAAAVAAPEKDEFTVVLTGSGDKKIQVIKVVRELTGLGLKEAKDLVDGAPKPVKEGINKAEAEEIKKKLEEAGGSVELK
- the rlmB gene encoding 23S rRNA (guanosine(2251)-2'-O)-methyltransferase RlmB; the encoded protein is MSGELIFGLEPVRELLAVNPKLVRVLYLRARDQRRFASEAVRVKEAGGEVRVVEEAELQRAAGSQARHQGLVASVRPYQYLTTADLIEAGPELIVLIDGVTDPRNLGAILRVVECAGFKAVIIARDHTAQLSAVAIKASAGAWVHLRLAQCGNVVRTLEELQQAGYWIAVLTPEGEQTLEELDVQRRLVVVIGAEGAGVRPLVKKRADFGLRIPLYGKLKSLNVAVASGVALFSIRRRREGLFGALVNAL
- the rplJ gene encoding 50S ribosomal protein L10; translated protein: MKRSDKGALVAALTQRMGEAKLALVSEYQGMTAAQSTEFRRRMRAARAEFKIAKNTLMRRAIGQGRFAGLERYLGGPVGVILSFGDPVAAAKAVSEFRDAGDKFKLRGGLLDGQVLSREEVLQLAAMPPREVVIAQLLGLIQAPASRLVRLLNEPGAGLARLMDALAKKAQAAEPPAQG
- the nusG gene encoding transcription termination/antitermination protein NusG, with the translated sequence MPADETVSHEVVPSSRPKKWYVIHTYSGYEHKAKAALEERIRTLKMEDKFGRDHEGRFLVLVPVERVVELGKGGQKKTSSRKFFPGYIFVNMELDDETWHVIKNTPKITGFVGHATAPPEVPESEVMEITQQMQQGALKPKPKVLFEVGESVKVVDGPFQDFNGTLEEVRPEKGKVRVLISIFGRATPVELDFIQVEKA